A region from the Micrococcus cohnii genome encodes:
- a CDS encoding alpha/beta fold hydrolase: MPSRTSPSPTSSPAPEPAEGSAALASTRVGQGPARVAFIHGLMGRGRNFTGVAQALSEDFTIELIDMPDHGGSPWTDGVDYRRIADRVAEHLRSGLAADGPVHLLGHSMGGKVAMVLALRHPELVDRLVVVDISPRTAPMATGQFDHLLGSLLRMDLDALGTRAEADEVLARDVPDERIRGFLLQNLRRDAGAFTWQPNVRMLHANLAEIGGFPEPAFEDDPERTFDRPVLWLAGAESDYILDEDVPAMKALFPKVVKVSIRGAGHWVHADQPERFVAAVRTFLTAD; this comes from the coding sequence ATGCCGTCCCGGACGAGCCCGTCCCCGACGTCGTCGCCCGCACCCGAGCCCGCAGAGGGTTCGGCGGCCCTGGCCTCCACACGCGTCGGACAGGGCCCGGCCCGCGTGGCGTTCATCCACGGGCTGATGGGCCGGGGGCGCAACTTCACCGGCGTCGCGCAGGCGCTCTCGGAGGACTTCACGATCGAGCTGATCGACATGCCCGACCACGGCGGCTCGCCCTGGACCGACGGGGTCGACTATCGGCGCATCGCCGATCGGGTGGCCGAGCACCTGCGCTCGGGGCTCGCCGCCGACGGTCCGGTGCATCTGCTCGGCCATTCGATGGGCGGCAAGGTCGCGATGGTGCTGGCCTTGCGGCACCCCGAGCTCGTCGACCGGCTTGTGGTCGTCGACATCTCCCCGCGCACCGCGCCGATGGCCACCGGTCAGTTCGACCATCTGCTCGGCAGCCTGCTGCGCATGGACCTGGACGCGCTGGGCACCCGCGCCGAGGCCGACGAGGTCTTGGCCCGAGACGTGCCGGACGAGCGCATCCGCGGGTTCCTGCTGCAGAACCTGCGCCGGGACGCCGGGGCGTTCACCTGGCAGCCGAACGTGCGGATGTTGCACGCGAACCTGGCCGAGATCGGCGGCTTCCCGGAGCCGGCGTTCGAGGACGACCCGGAACGGACCTTCGACCGGCCGGTGCTGTGGCTGGCCGGGGCGGAGTCCGACTACATCCTCGACGAGGACGTGCCGGCCATGAAGGCGCTGTTCCCGAAGGTCGTGAAGGTGAGCATTCGCGGGGCCGGGCACTGGGTGCACGCCGACCAGCCCGAGCGCTTCGTGGCCGCCGTGCGCACGTTCCTCACGGCGGACTGA
- the nadA gene encoding quinolinate synthase NadA, which translates to MPVSPTPLPTPSVREALDHAAATTPTTPGCSSGLTSPPWDEDAFAPGSSLGYGPGASMDDVAPVGMPRQQTLPEDLRDADEDELQDRIVAARRALGDRVVLLGHFYQRDEVVRHADYVGDSFQLARAATAHPDAEAMVFCGVHFMAETADLLSGSEQAVVLPHLGAGCSMADMADVDSVADCWEQLEALYGTEADDQGRQPVVPVTYMNSSAALKAFVGERGGIVCTSSNASAVLEWAFERGRRVLFFPDQHLGRNTAKAMGVPLERMPTWAPGRPLGGNTAEQLEQARVILWHGFCSVHRRFTVDQIERARAEHPGVHVMVHPECPMPVVDAADSSGSTDAIVKTVQAAPAGSTFAIGTEINLVQRLAAQHPEHTIFCLDPVICPCSTMYRVHPAYLAWVLEELVAGRVANRITVPGEQAEHARTALRRMLAVAPSPARGTATGQADR; encoded by the coding sequence GTGCCCGTCTCCCCCACGCCGCTGCCCACTCCCTCCGTCCGCGAGGCCCTCGACCACGCCGCCGCGACCACGCCGACGACGCCCGGCTGCTCGTCGGGGCTGACCTCCCCGCCGTGGGACGAGGACGCGTTCGCCCCCGGATCGAGCCTCGGCTACGGCCCGGGGGCGTCCATGGACGACGTCGCCCCCGTCGGCATGCCGCGCCAGCAGACGCTGCCGGAGGACCTGCGCGACGCCGACGAGGACGAGCTGCAGGATCGCATCGTGGCGGCCCGCCGCGCCCTCGGCGACCGCGTGGTGCTGCTCGGGCACTTCTACCAGCGCGACGAGGTGGTGCGGCACGCCGACTACGTCGGGGACTCCTTCCAGCTCGCGCGCGCCGCGACCGCGCACCCGGACGCCGAGGCCATGGTGTTCTGCGGCGTGCACTTCATGGCCGAGACCGCCGACCTGCTCTCCGGGTCCGAGCAGGCGGTCGTCCTGCCCCACCTGGGCGCCGGCTGCTCGATGGCGGACATGGCCGACGTCGACTCGGTCGCCGACTGCTGGGAGCAGCTCGAAGCGCTCTACGGCACGGAGGCCGACGACCAGGGGCGTCAGCCCGTCGTCCCGGTGACCTACATGAACTCCTCGGCCGCGCTGAAGGCGTTCGTCGGTGAGCGCGGCGGCATCGTGTGCACCTCGTCCAACGCCTCGGCCGTGCTCGAGTGGGCCTTCGAGCGCGGGCGGCGGGTCCTGTTCTTCCCCGACCAGCACCTGGGACGGAACACGGCCAAGGCCATGGGCGTCCCGCTCGAGCGGATGCCGACGTGGGCCCCGGGCCGGCCCCTCGGCGGGAACACCGCCGAGCAGCTCGAGCAGGCCCGCGTGATCCTGTGGCACGGCTTCTGCTCAGTGCACCGCCGCTTCACCGTCGACCAGATCGAGAGGGCGCGCGCCGAGCACCCCGGCGTCCACGTGATGGTGCACCCGGAGTGCCCGATGCCCGTCGTCGACGCCGCGGACTCGTCGGGCTCGACCGACGCGATCGTAAAGACCGTCCAGGCGGCGCCGGCCGGCTCGACGTTCGCGATCGGCACCGAGATCAACCTTGTGCAGCGCCTGGCCGCGCAGCATCCCGAGCACACCATCTTCTGCCTCGACCCGGTGATCTGCCCGTGCTCGACCATGTACCGCGTGCATCCGGCGTACCTGGCCTGGGTGCTCGAGGAGTTGGTCGCCGGCCGCGTGGCGAACCGGATCACCGTCCCTGGGGAGCAGGCCGAGCACGCGCGCACGGCGCTGCGGCGGATGCTCGCCGTGGCCCCATCCCCTGCCCGCGGCACCGCGACCGGGCAGGCGGACCGATGA
- the nadC gene encoding carboxylating nicotinate-nucleotide diphosphorylase — MKPHDVDAARRETLERALAEDAPHGDVTGEAYVPADAVSRVAVTAREAGVCSGLDVLAEVFALVDPAVEVLPRTADGRAVAAGTVLAEVRGPARAVLRGERVALNLLQRMCAIATTTAAHVEAVRAAGADARVTDTRKTAPGLRVFDRQAVRDGGGHNHRRGLSDAVMLKDNHWAAMGLADADGTLTASDAEVTAALRAVRARLPHTVHIEVEVDRLEQIPPVLAAGVDTIMLDNFSLADLRAGVELIGGRALVEASGGVTLETIGPIAATGVDIVSVGALTHSVRALDIGFDAVAA; from the coding sequence ATGAAGCCGCACGACGTGGACGCCGCGCGCCGCGAGACCCTCGAACGTGCCCTGGCGGAGGACGCCCCGCATGGCGACGTGACCGGCGAGGCGTACGTGCCCGCCGACGCCGTGAGCCGCGTGGCCGTGACCGCGCGCGAGGCCGGGGTGTGCTCGGGGCTGGACGTGCTGGCCGAGGTGTTCGCCCTCGTGGACCCCGCCGTCGAGGTGCTTCCCCGCACGGCCGACGGGCGCGCCGTCGCCGCCGGCACGGTCCTGGCCGAGGTGCGCGGTCCGGCACGCGCGGTGCTGCGCGGTGAGCGCGTCGCACTGAACCTGCTGCAGCGCATGTGCGCGATCGCCACGACGACCGCCGCTCACGTCGAGGCCGTCCGGGCCGCCGGCGCCGACGCCCGAGTGACGGACACGCGCAAGACGGCCCCGGGGCTGCGCGTGTTCGACCGGCAGGCGGTACGCGACGGCGGCGGCCACAACCACCGCCGCGGCCTGTCCGACGCCGTCATGCTCAAGGACAACCACTGGGCGGCGATGGGCCTGGCCGACGCGGACGGCACGCTCACCGCCAGCGACGCCGAGGTGACCGCCGCCCTGCGCGCCGTCCGGGCCCGGCTTCCGCACACGGTGCACATCGAGGTCGAGGTCGACCGTCTCGAGCAGATCCCGCCGGTGCTGGCCGCGGGCGTGGACACGATCATGCTCGACAACTTCTCCCTGGCCGACCTGCGCGCCGGCGTCGAGCTGATCGGCGGGCGCGCGCTCGTGGAGGCCTCGGGCGGCGTCACCCTCGAGACGATCGGCCCGATCGCCGCGACCGGCGTCGACATCGTCTCCGTCGGGGCCCTGACCCACTCGGTCCGGGCGCTCGACATCGGCTTCGACGCGGTGGCCGCGTGA
- a CDS encoding aminotransferase class V-fold PLP-dependent enzyme, translating to MIYLDHAATAPVRRAAVEAMWPYLTGRFGNPSSAHDVGRRAAAGLEAARAQVASALGARPGQVVFTSGGTESNATAVLGAVRAALAQRPVRVLTTALEHSSVRAACEQAERVDAAVVERLDVDADGRIDLANAARRLGHGADAQTRGTTLVAVHLANNEIGTVQPIRKLAELTRAAGVPLHVDAVQAAGQIPLDVRSLGADSLALSGHKVGAPQGIGALWLRPTFAPEPLLPGGGQERGRRSGTQNVAGAVGLAAAMLEAERERRDRAAAWAQGRHEFVARVLDGVRPHAPRVRLTGHPDARLPRHASFVLPGVNGESVLVELERSGVVASAGSACSAHDAEPSPVLTALGLSADEARTALRFTFGPDETPETLRAAADAVVAAVAAVARLT from the coding sequence GTGATCTACCTGGACCACGCCGCCACCGCCCCGGTGCGGCGCGCGGCCGTTGAGGCGATGTGGCCGTACCTGACCGGACGGTTCGGCAACCCGTCCTCCGCGCACGACGTGGGGCGTCGTGCCGCGGCCGGGCTCGAGGCCGCCCGCGCGCAGGTCGCCTCGGCGCTCGGCGCCCGGCCGGGGCAGGTCGTGTTCACCTCGGGCGGGACGGAGTCCAACGCGACCGCCGTGCTCGGCGCCGTGCGGGCGGCTCTCGCGCAGCGGCCGGTACGGGTGCTGACGACGGCGCTCGAGCACAGCAGCGTGCGCGCCGCGTGCGAGCAGGCCGAACGCGTCGACGCGGCCGTGGTCGAGCGCCTCGACGTCGACGCCGACGGCCGGATCGACCTGGCCAACGCCGCACGGCGACTCGGCCACGGCGCCGACGCGCAGACCCGAGGCACGACGCTGGTGGCGGTGCACCTGGCGAACAACGAGATCGGCACCGTCCAGCCGATCCGCAAACTCGCGGAGCTGACGCGGGCGGCGGGCGTGCCGCTGCACGTGGACGCCGTGCAGGCCGCCGGGCAGATTCCCCTGGACGTTCGCTCGCTCGGGGCGGACAGCCTCGCGCTCTCCGGCCACAAGGTCGGCGCGCCTCAGGGGATCGGCGCGCTGTGGCTGCGGCCGACGTTCGCCCCCGAGCCGCTGCTGCCCGGCGGCGGGCAGGAGCGCGGCCGCCGCTCTGGCACTCAGAACGTGGCCGGAGCCGTCGGGCTCGCCGCCGCGATGCTCGAGGCCGAGCGCGAGAGACGGGACCGAGCGGCGGCGTGGGCGCAAGGGCGACACGAGTTCGTCGCCCGGGTGCTCGACGGAGTGCGCCCCCACGCGCCGCGGGTGCGGCTGACGGGGCATCCGGACGCGCGACTGCCGCGCCACGCCTCGTTCGTGCTGCCCGGAGTGAACGGAGAGTCGGTGCTGGTCGAGCTGGAGCGCTCGGGCGTCGTGGCCTCCGCGGGCTCGGCCTGCTCGGCGCACGATGCCGAGCCCTCCCCCGTGCTGACCGCGCTCGGCCTCAGCGCGGACGAGGCGCGCACGGCGCTGCGCTTCACGTTCGGCCCCGACGAGACGCCGGAGACCCTGCGGGCCGCGGCGGACGCGGTGGTCGCGGCCGTCGCGGCCGTCGCCCGCCTGACCTGA
- a CDS encoding sodium/glutamate symporter, whose amino-acid sequence MSASTIGLAILLLAMVALIGAWIRASSTITQRLFLPVSLISGVLALLVGPEVLGRIASAMGTDAFAAGGLFGEQVLEVWSSLPGLLISVVFATLFLGSRIPSPKSAVRLLGPQLSLGVTFASGQYVVGLLLAVLLLGPLFGVGPEFGALLEIGFEGGHGTAAGMAPVMDELGFEHGGDLALTMATVGMVSGVVIGVILVNWAARTKRSATLDATAQIDRWEARGLHTRQDRPHAGHQTTREASVESLTVHVGVVGLAVVLGQLMLSALKWIEQQLWADTVEIFAFLPLFPLAMLGGVLVQRLLDRYDRIGLVDRGIMERIQGLSLDLLIISALATLSLAAVAENLAPFAILALAGIVWNIVVLVVLAPRFMRSYWFERGIADFGQAMGVTATGLLLLRMADPKGQSPAYESFGYKQLVFEPFFGGGLITAASIPLIVQFGPYPMLGVMALLLVAAVLAGFFYFGRRPQYDVGADRTTADR is encoded by the coding sequence ATGAGCGCGTCGACGATCGGCCTGGCGATCCTGCTGCTGGCCATGGTGGCGTTGATTGGTGCCTGGATCAGGGCGTCGTCGACGATCACCCAGAGGCTGTTCCTGCCGGTCTCCCTCATCTCCGGCGTGTTGGCGCTGCTCGTCGGCCCCGAGGTCCTGGGCCGCATCGCCTCGGCGATGGGCACCGACGCGTTCGCCGCCGGCGGCCTGTTCGGCGAGCAGGTGCTCGAGGTCTGGTCGTCGCTGCCGGGGCTGCTGATCTCGGTCGTGTTCGCCACGCTGTTCCTGGGTTCGCGCATCCCCTCGCCGAAGTCCGCCGTGCGTCTGCTCGGTCCCCAGCTGTCCCTCGGCGTCACCTTCGCCTCCGGCCAGTATGTGGTGGGCCTGCTCTTGGCGGTGCTGCTGCTCGGCCCGCTCTTCGGCGTCGGCCCCGAGTTCGGGGCGCTGCTGGAGATCGGCTTCGAAGGCGGCCACGGCACCGCGGCGGGCATGGCGCCGGTCATGGACGAGCTGGGCTTCGAGCACGGCGGAGACCTCGCCCTGACGATGGCGACCGTCGGCATGGTCAGCGGCGTCGTCATCGGCGTGATCCTGGTGAACTGGGCGGCCCGCACGAAGCGCTCGGCCACCCTGGACGCGACGGCCCAGATCGACCGCTGGGAGGCCCGCGGCCTGCACACCCGGCAGGACCGCCCGCACGCCGGGCACCAGACCACTCGGGAGGCCTCCGTCGAGTCGCTGACCGTGCACGTGGGCGTCGTCGGCCTGGCGGTTGTGCTCGGCCAGCTGATGCTGAGCGCCCTGAAGTGGATCGAGCAGCAGCTGTGGGCCGACACGGTGGAGATCTTCGCGTTCCTGCCGCTGTTCCCGCTGGCCATGCTCGGCGGCGTCCTCGTCCAGCGGCTGCTGGACCGGTACGACCGCATCGGCCTGGTGGACCGCGGCATCATGGAACGCATCCAGGGACTGTCCTTGGACTTGCTCATCATCTCCGCGCTGGCCACGCTCTCCCTGGCCGCCGTGGCGGAGAACCTCGCGCCGTTCGCCATCCTGGCCCTCGCCGGCATCGTGTGGAACATCGTGGTGCTCGTCGTTCTCGCTCCGCGGTTCATGCGCTCGTACTGGTTCGAACGCGGCATCGCCGATTTCGGCCAGGCGATGGGCGTGACCGCCACCGGCCTGCTGTTGCTGCGCATGGCCGACCCGAAGGGGCAGAGCCCGGCCTACGAGAGCTTCGGCTACAAGCAGCTCGTGTTCGAACCGTTCTTCGGTGGCGGCCTGATCACCGCGGCCTCGATCCCGCTGATCGTCCAGTTCGGCCCGTACCCGATGCTCGGCGTCATGGCGCTGCTGCTGGTGGCGGCGGTGCTGGCCGGGTTCTTCTACTTCGGCCGCAGACCGCAGTACGACGTCGGCGCGGACCGGACCACCGCCGACCGCTGA
- a CDS encoding alkaline phosphatase D family protein — translation MTEMNHAPSPVRRRLLSASVLGAATALASAPGAAASAPSRSTGLLTSRLTLPSGIATGDVTERSAVLWSRASAPGRLKAVVRAVDEGGEVLRGRGAHEATLLSRWSTEATDHTAKIYTEGLPSGTRFQVTYAFEDEHGRLGEQAVGHFRTAPGAGQAAQGGGQSFVWTADTAGQGYGINPDIGGMRGYAAMHATEPDFFLHSGDTIYADGPIEATQQVPGEPTWRNVVTEEVSKVAETLNEFRGRHRYNMMDQNLRAMYAEVPVIAQWDDHETTNNWYPGEVLDDERYTVRDVNTLARRGRRAWQEYMPLADRTALLAPRDGFDAAARICRKISRGPHLDVFTLDMRTNKGDNTAGLEPRRTSILGERQLSWLIESLRTSTATWKVIGNDLPIGLIVPDGEAQESLANADHGAPLGRELEIARLLKAIKDHDIRNVVFLTGDVHYCAAHHYSPERAAFTDFAPFWEFVAGPINAGSFGPNELDGTFGPRAEFQSAGPTNGSPRSGEHQYFGHVEIPAGGAEFRVRLINANGRAVYAKTLTAA, via the coding sequence ATGACCGAGATGAACCATGCCCCGTCCCCCGTCCGCCGCCGTCTGCTCTCCGCGTCCGTGCTGGGCGCCGCCACGGCACTGGCAAGCGCCCCCGGTGCCGCCGCCTCCGCCCCGTCCCGCTCGACCGGCCTGCTGACCTCCCGCCTGACCCTGCCGTCGGGCATCGCGACCGGCGACGTCACCGAGCGCTCGGCCGTGCTGTGGTCCCGTGCCTCGGCCCCGGGCCGGCTGAAGGCGGTCGTGCGCGCCGTCGACGAGGGCGGAGAGGTGCTGCGCGGACGTGGCGCGCACGAGGCGACGCTGCTCTCGCGCTGGTCGACCGAGGCCACCGACCACACCGCGAAGATCTACACCGAGGGGCTGCCCTCGGGCACCCGCTTCCAGGTGACCTACGCCTTCGAGGACGAGCACGGCCGGCTCGGCGAGCAGGCCGTCGGACACTTCCGGACCGCCCCGGGCGCCGGGCAGGCGGCGCAGGGCGGCGGTCAGTCGTTCGTCTGGACCGCAGACACCGCCGGCCAGGGCTACGGCATCAACCCGGACATCGGCGGCATGCGCGGCTACGCGGCCATGCACGCCACCGAGCCGGACTTCTTCCTGCACTCGGGCGACACGATCTACGCCGACGGCCCCATCGAGGCCACGCAGCAGGTCCCGGGCGAGCCCACCTGGCGCAATGTGGTGACCGAGGAGGTCTCCAAGGTCGCCGAGACCCTCAACGAGTTCCGCGGCCGGCACCGCTACAACATGATGGATCAGAATCTGCGCGCGATGTACGCCGAGGTGCCCGTGATCGCCCAGTGGGACGACCACGAGACCACCAACAACTGGTACCCCGGCGAGGTCCTCGACGACGAGCGCTACACCGTGCGCGATGTGAACACCCTCGCCCGCCGCGGCCGCCGCGCGTGGCAGGAGTACATGCCGCTGGCCGACCGTACCGCCCTGCTGGCCCCGCGCGACGGGTTCGACGCCGCGGCGCGCATCTGCCGCAAGATCTCCCGCGGGCCGCACCTGGACGTGTTCACCCTGGACATGCGCACCAACAAGGGCGACAACACCGCCGGGCTCGAACCGCGTCGCACGAGCATCCTCGGCGAGCGCCAGCTGTCGTGGCTCATCGAGTCGCTGCGCACCTCGACGGCCACGTGGAAGGTGATCGGCAACGACCTGCCGATCGGTCTGATCGTCCCCGACGGCGAGGCGCAGGAGTCCCTGGCGAATGCCGACCACGGCGCGCCGCTGGGCCGGGAGCTGGAGATCGCCCGCCTGCTCAAGGCGATCAAGGACCACGACATCCGCAACGTCGTGTTCCTGACCGGCGATGTGCACTACTGCGCCGCCCACCACTACTCCCCCGAGCGCGCCGCCTTCACGGACTTCGCACCGTTCTGGGAGTTCGTGGCCGGGCCGATCAACGCCGGATCGTTCGGGCCGAACGAACTGGACGGCACCTTCGGCCCGCGCGCCGAGTTCCAGTCCGCCGGGCCGACCAACGGTTCGCCGCGCTCGGGCGAGCACCAGTACTTCGGCCACGTCGAGATCCCGGCCGGCGGCGCCGAGTTCCGGGTGCGGTTGATCAACGCGAACGGCCGCGCGGTCTACGCGAAGACGCTCACGGCTGCCTGA
- a CDS encoding glycine betaine ABC transporter substrate-binding protein, translating to MRTTRTRRLRLGLTALSLTAVLTSCGLGTSGGYVPTAELSGELEDVQLDGVEVSVGSKNFTEQVLLGKMMVILLESGGAEAEDLTNIPGSSSARQALLEGIIDFQWEYTGTAWITYMGNTDPVPDVRGQWQAVRDADAENGLVWSEPAELDNTYAFTMTREKSERLDVDSLDDLKDLPAKELSFCVDAEFLARNDGFRPMLDAYGIPEVPESRLKTMDAGAIYQAVDNGECTFGEAFATDGRIPALDLVVLEDPKPYFPKYNLSGVVNEQTLQEHPELRPVIAAVTQRLDNETMAELNKRVDVDGEEPADVAYDWLLSEGLIRQP from the coding sequence ATGAGGACCACCCGCACCCGGCGACTTCGTCTCGGCCTGACCGCCCTGTCCCTGACGGCGGTGCTCACCTCCTGCGGCCTGGGCACCTCCGGTGGGTACGTCCCCACCGCAGAGCTCTCCGGTGAGCTGGAAGACGTGCAGCTGGACGGGGTCGAGGTGTCGGTGGGCTCGAAGAACTTCACCGAGCAGGTACTCCTGGGCAAGATGATGGTGATCCTGCTCGAGTCCGGCGGCGCCGAGGCCGAGGATCTGACCAACATCCCGGGCTCCTCGAGCGCCCGCCAGGCCCTGCTCGAGGGCATCATCGACTTCCAGTGGGAGTACACCGGCACCGCCTGGATCACGTACATGGGCAACACCGATCCGGTCCCGGACGTGCGCGGGCAGTGGCAGGCCGTCCGCGACGCCGACGCCGAGAACGGCCTGGTGTGGAGCGAGCCGGCCGAGCTCGACAACACCTACGCGTTCACGATGACCCGGGAGAAGTCCGAGCGGCTCGACGTCGACTCCCTCGACGACCTCAAGGACCTTCCGGCGAAGGAGCTGAGCTTCTGCGTGGACGCGGAGTTCCTGGCACGCAACGACGGATTCCGGCCCATGCTGGATGCCTACGGCATCCCCGAGGTCCCCGAGTCGAGGCTGAAGACCATGGATGCCGGGGCGATCTACCAGGCGGTGGACAACGGCGAGTGCACCTTCGGCGAGGCCTTCGCCACCGACGGGCGCATTCCCGCCCTGGACCTGGTGGTGCTCGAGGACCCGAAGCCGTACTTCCCGAAGTACAACCTCTCGGGCGTCGTGAACGAGCAGACCCTGCAGGAGCACCCCGAGCTGCGCCCGGTCATCGCGGCCGTGACGCAGCGCCTGGACAACGAGACGATGGCGGAGCTGAACAAGCGGGTCGACGTCGACGGAGAGGAGCCAGCCGACGTGGCGTACGACTGGCTCCTCTCCGAGGGGCTGATCAGGCAGCCGTGA
- a CDS encoding ABC transporter permease — protein sequence MIRDRWRAASAEDRLLIVGLPLLVGAILLGWTLWLNTANLDEIEARTLGWSAVLPLVGEHLRLVAACTVIVIATAVPLGVLLSRRSARWAAPVVTGVANAGQAAPVIGVLVLLALVLGFGFWVAVLALSVYAFLPVLANTITGLRSVEASVVEAARGMGMSPVQTLFRVELPLALPVIMTGVRTALVLLVGAGAFATFIDAGGLGLLIQTGIVLFRYPILVSGALLVACLALLVEWAGRLVELLATPKGTA from the coding sequence ATGATCCGGGACCGCTGGCGTGCCGCTTCGGCGGAGGACCGGCTGCTGATCGTCGGGCTGCCGCTGCTGGTCGGGGCGATCCTGCTCGGGTGGACGCTCTGGCTGAACACGGCCAATCTCGACGAGATCGAGGCCCGCACGCTCGGCTGGTCCGCCGTGCTGCCGCTGGTCGGGGAGCATCTGCGCCTGGTCGCGGCGTGCACGGTCATCGTGATCGCCACGGCGGTCCCGCTGGGCGTGCTGCTGAGCCGCCGTTCGGCGCGATGGGCCGCCCCCGTCGTGACGGGCGTGGCCAATGCGGGGCAGGCGGCCCCCGTGATCGGAGTGCTGGTGCTATTGGCGCTCGTGCTCGGCTTCGGCTTCTGGGTCGCCGTGCTCGCGCTGTCCGTCTACGCGTTCCTGCCGGTGCTGGCGAACACGATCACCGGTCTGCGCTCCGTCGAGGCGTCCGTGGTGGAAGCCGCCCGAGGAATGGGGATGTCCCCGGTGCAGACCCTGTTCCGCGTGGAGCTGCCGCTGGCCCTGCCGGTGATCATGACCGGCGTGCGCACGGCCCTGGTGCTGCTGGTCGGCGCCGGCGCGTTCGCCACGTTCATCGACGCCGGCGGCCTCGGCCTGCTGATCCAGACGGGCATCGTGCTCTTCCGGTACCCGATCCTGGTCTCCGGCGCGCTGCTCGTGGCGTGCCTGGCGCTGCTGGTCGAGTGGGCCGGCCGACTCGTCGAACTGCTCGCGACTCCGAAGGGAACCGCATGA